A stretch of Gemmatimonas sp. DNA encodes these proteins:
- a CDS encoding pitrilysin family protein, whose protein sequence is MSPSSFRFRWIAPVAGALTASLALASAATAQRPAPAAGGARPTAAAAARSAPEKVTTVEGITEYRLANGLKVLLFPDPSRATVTVNITYLVGSRHEGYGETGMAHLLEHLVFKGSTRHRDIPKELSERGARPNGTTWYDRTNYFETVAATDDNLDWALDLEADRMVNSFIAKKDLDSEFSVVRNEFEIGENSPSRVLLERIMSTAYLWHNYGQSTIGARSDVEGVPIERLKAFYQRYYQPDNAVLVVAGKFDETKTLRLIQQKFGAIPRPARSLAKGNLLYPTYTREPVQDGERLVTLKRVGEEQLVGVAYHVPALAHADNPAVQVLAGVLGDRPNGRLYKALVESKLAAEAGAFTFDLKEPGLLFGQANLRVEQNLDTARAVMLRTIDEVVAKAPTDEEVNRVKAGLLRQVEQLLADPDQVGLTLTEYEASGDWRLFFLTRDRIEKVTAADVQRVAKAYLKPDNRTVGMFVPTKTPDRAEIPEAPNAGELLAGYKGRAAVAAGEAFEATPTNLDKRTRRVKLPNGMWLSLLPKSTRGGNIFADLTLRHGSLETLQNRAVAGQLVGAMYSRGTTLRSRQALKDTLDKLKATVQLSNSGTATSGSVQVKREALVPTLRLLAEMVQKPAFDSTEFEQLRTQQLAGIEAGKSEPQAIAVTAFQRRLRPFPKGHPEYTPTIEESIEALKSVTRADLVKYHADFGGAQAGDLALVGDFDPDSVVTLARELFGAWTAKSPWKPLPRQFTATDSGTTVFETPDKQNAMFMAAQTMPLSDSDPDYAAMLVGSQIMGGGFLKSRMADRMRQKDGVSYAVGSQFQARPVDREAFAFTFALYAPQNVDKVVTGFKEELAKLLEGGITQEELDQARTGWLREQQQQFANDNEVVSTLVVHRRWERSYTTYEAKLADQIGKLTVADVNAALRKYLDPSKTFIVRAGDFVGAKKKAAEEEAKKKEAAKKG, encoded by the coding sequence GTGTCCCCGTCATCCTTCCGTTTCCGATGGATCGCCCCGGTAGCGGGTGCGCTGACCGCTTCGCTGGCGCTTGCCAGCGCCGCCACCGCTCAACGGCCCGCCCCAGCCGCCGGCGGCGCACGCCCGACCGCGGCCGCCGCCGCGCGCAGTGCGCCGGAGAAGGTGACCACCGTGGAAGGGATTACCGAGTATCGCCTGGCCAATGGCCTCAAGGTGCTGCTCTTCCCCGACCCGTCACGCGCCACGGTCACCGTCAACATCACGTATCTCGTGGGCAGCCGCCACGAGGGCTACGGGGAAACCGGCATGGCCCACCTGCTCGAACACCTCGTGTTCAAGGGCAGCACACGCCACCGGGACATTCCCAAGGAGCTGAGCGAGCGCGGCGCTCGCCCCAACGGCACCACGTGGTACGACCGCACCAATTACTTCGAGACGGTCGCCGCCACCGACGACAATCTCGACTGGGCGCTCGACCTCGAGGCCGACCGCATGGTGAACTCGTTCATCGCCAAGAAGGACCTCGACAGCGAGTTCAGCGTGGTACGCAATGAATTCGAGATTGGCGAGAACAGCCCCAGCCGCGTTCTGCTCGAGCGCATCATGAGTACCGCCTACCTGTGGCACAACTACGGCCAGAGCACCATTGGCGCGCGCAGCGACGTGGAAGGCGTGCCCATCGAACGCCTCAAGGCGTTCTACCAGCGCTACTATCAGCCCGACAACGCGGTGCTGGTGGTCGCCGGCAAGTTCGACGAAACGAAGACGCTGCGCCTCATCCAGCAGAAGTTCGGCGCCATCCCGCGGCCGGCACGCTCCCTGGCGAAGGGCAACCTGCTCTACCCCACCTACACGCGCGAACCGGTGCAGGATGGTGAGCGCCTCGTGACGCTCAAGCGTGTGGGTGAAGAACAGCTGGTGGGCGTGGCCTATCATGTGCCCGCGCTGGCCCACGCCGACAATCCCGCCGTGCAGGTGCTTGCTGGCGTACTCGGCGATCGGCCGAACGGCCGCCTCTACAAGGCACTGGTGGAGAGCAAGCTCGCTGCGGAAGCGGGGGCCTTCACCTTCGATCTCAAGGAGCCGGGACTGCTGTTCGGGCAGGCCAACCTGCGCGTCGAGCAGAACCTCGACACGGCGCGCGCCGTCATGCTGCGCACGATCGACGAGGTGGTGGCCAAGGCACCCACCGACGAGGAAGTCAACCGCGTGAAGGCCGGGCTGCTGAGGCAGGTGGAGCAGCTGCTGGCCGACCCGGACCAGGTGGGGCTCACGCTCACGGAGTACGAAGCGTCGGGCGACTGGCGTCTCTTCTTTCTCACGCGTGACCGCATCGAAAAGGTCACCGCCGCCGACGTGCAGCGCGTGGCCAAGGCCTATCTCAAGCCCGACAACCGCACGGTAGGGATGTTCGTGCCCACCAAGACCCCCGATCGCGCCGAGATTCCCGAAGCCCCCAACGCCGGCGAGCTGCTGGCCGGTTACAAGGGGCGCGCCGCCGTTGCCGCTGGCGAAGCCTTCGAAGCCACGCCAACCAATCTCGACAAGCGCACGCGTCGCGTGAAGCTCCCCAACGGCATGTGGCTCTCGCTGCTCCCCAAGAGTACGCGCGGCGGCAACATCTTTGCCGATCTCACACTCCGCCACGGATCGCTGGAAACGCTGCAGAACCGCGCCGTGGCCGGCCAGCTGGTGGGCGCCATGTACAGCCGCGGCACCACGCTGCGGTCGCGGCAGGCGCTCAAGGACACGCTCGACAAGCTCAAGGCCACCGTGCAGCTCAGCAACAGCGGCACCGCCACGTCGGGAAGCGTGCAGGTGAAGCGTGAGGCGCTGGTACCCACGCTGCGGCTGCTGGCCGAGATGGTGCAGAAGCCGGCGTTCGACAGCACCGAATTCGAACAGCTGCGCACGCAGCAGCTGGCCGGGATCGAGGCGGGGAAGAGTGAGCCACAGGCCATCGCGGTGACCGCCTTCCAGCGGCGGCTGCGTCCGTTCCCCAAGGGGCACCCCGAGTACACGCCCACCATCGAGGAATCCATTGAGGCGCTCAAGAGCGTCACGCGCGCGGACCTCGTGAAGTACCACGCCGACTTCGGTGGTGCGCAGGCCGGCGACCTCGCACTCGTGGGGGATTTCGACCCCGACAGTGTGGTCACGCTCGCTCGCGAACTGTTCGGCGCCTGGACGGCGAAGTCGCCGTGGAAGCCGCTGCCGCGCCAGTTTACCGCCACCGACAGCGGCACGACGGTGTTCGAAACGCCCGACAAGCAGAACGCCATGTTCATGGCCGCGCAGACGATGCCGTTGAGTGACAGCGACCCCGACTACGCCGCCATGCTGGTGGGCTCGCAGATCATGGGCGGTGGCTTCCTCAAGAGCCGCATGGCCGACCGCATGCGCCAGAAGGACGGCGTGAGCTACGCGGTGGGGTCACAGTTCCAGGCCCGCCCGGTGGACCGGGAAGCCTTTGCCTTCACCTTCGCGCTCTATGCGCCGCAGAACGTGGACAAGGTGGTGACCGGCTTCAAGGAGGAGCTCGCGAAGCTGCTCGAGGGGGGCATCACGCAGGAAGAACTTGATCAGGCCCGCACCGGCTGGCTGCGTGAACAGCAGCAGCAGTTCGCCAACGACAACGAAGTGGTGAGCACGCTGGTGGTGCACCGCCGCTGGGAGCGCAGCTACACCACCTACGAGGCGAAGCTCGCCGACCAGATCGGCAAGCTCACGGTGGCCGACGTGAACGCGGCGCTGCGCAAGTATCTCGACCCCAGCAAGACCTTCATCGTGCGCGCGGGTGACTTTGTCGGCGCGAAGAAGAAGGCGGCAGAAGAAGAAGCCAAGAAGAAGGAAGCGGCGAAGAAGGGCTGA
- a CDS encoding dicarboxylate/amino acid:cation symporter yields the protein MLNRIVRNLTFQVLVAVSLGIILGVVAPDIAKSLKPIGDTFINLVKMVITPIIFLTIVHGIASMADLSKLGRVGGKALLYFEIVSTFALAIGLVVVNVTKPGAGLDISALAKGDVSKFVKAGEQQSMLEFFLHIVPSNIFAAFASGDLLPVVFFAILFGVALTAVGDAGRDIADLLVRLQAVFFRIVAMVMVIAPIGAFGAMAYTVGAFGLKTLLPLGRLMLDVYVTMALFIFIVLGGICRLYGFRLLRFIRYIKDEILLVLGTSSSEAALPRMLQKLEAYGCAKPVVGLVIPTGYSFNLDGTSIYLSMAAIFIAQVYGIDLPVSEQLTLLGILMLTSKGAAGVTGSGFIVLASTLAATRTVPVEGVALLLGVDRFMSEARAITNLIGNGVATLVVSRSEGAFDDAKRALAEAGPAPVA from the coding sequence GTGCTCAACAGAATCGTCCGCAACCTGACCTTTCAGGTGCTCGTTGCCGTCTCGCTTGGCATCATCCTCGGGGTGGTGGCGCCGGACATCGCCAAGTCGCTCAAGCCCATCGGCGACACGTTCATCAATCTGGTGAAGATGGTGATCACCCCGATCATCTTTCTCACCATCGTGCACGGCATCGCCAGCATGGCCGACCTGTCCAAGCTGGGGCGCGTGGGTGGCAAGGCGCTGCTCTACTTCGAGATCGTCTCCACCTTCGCCCTCGCCATCGGTCTGGTGGTGGTGAACGTCACCAAGCCTGGGGCCGGACTCGACATCAGCGCGCTCGCCAAGGGCGACGTGAGCAAGTTCGTGAAGGCCGGCGAGCAGCAGAGCATGCTGGAGTTCTTCCTGCACATCGTGCCCAGCAACATCTTCGCCGCGTTCGCCAGCGGTGACCTGCTGCCGGTGGTGTTCTTCGCCATTCTGTTCGGGGTGGCCCTCACCGCCGTGGGCGATGCGGGGCGCGACATCGCCGATCTGCTGGTGCGTCTGCAGGCGGTGTTCTTCCGCATCGTGGCCATGGTCATGGTGATTGCGCCCATCGGCGCCTTCGGCGCCATGGCCTACACCGTGGGCGCCTTCGGGCTCAAGACGCTGCTGCCACTCGGCCGCCTCATGCTCGACGTCTACGTCACCATGGCGCTCTTCATCTTCATCGTGCTGGGGGGCATCTGCCGCCTGTACGGCTTCCGTCTGCTGCGCTTCATTCGCTACATCAAGGACGAAATCCTGCTGGTGCTGGGCACGTCCAGCAGTGAGGCCGCGCTGCCGCGCATGCTGCAGAAGCTCGAAGCGTACGGCTGTGCCAAGCCGGTCGTGGGGCTGGTGATTCCCACCGGATACTCGTTCAATCTCGACGGCACCAGCATCTACCTGTCGATGGCGGCGATCTTCATTGCGCAGGTGTACGGGATCGACCTGCCGGTGAGCGAACAGCTTACGTTGCTCGGCATTCTCATGCTCACCAGCAAGGGGGCCGCTGGGGTGACCGGGTCGGGGTTCATCGTGTTGGCGAGTACGCTGGCGGCCACGCGTACGGTGCCGGTGGAAGGGGTGGCGCTCCTGCTGGGGGTGGACCGCTTCATGAGTGAGGCGCGCGCGATCACGAACCTCATCGGCAATGGCGTGGCCACGCTGGTGGTCTCACGCAGCGAGGGCGCGTTCGACGATGCGAAACGCGCCCTCGCGGAAGCGGGTCCTGCACCGGTCGCCTAG
- a CDS encoding hydrolase, protein MGPSTRSPNHPPKSYRPAWWLPDPHTATLWGRLGRREPRLALHTERWDTPDGDFVELVRQEGAHGATSPRLLLFHGLEGGAHSHYARAMFREARARGWAADLLLFRTCGSEPNRLARSYHSGETSDPRWVVEQIVQAYPEAPLGLVGVSLGGNVLCKLLGENGDDLPPEVRGAVAMSVPFDLAAASRHIGRGFGAVYEKFFLKSLIPKALAKIARHPELASLRTVARARTLWEFDDAFTAPLHGFADAADYYARASSLPFLPGIRRPTLLLSAVDDPFLPPAVLDRVRAAVQGVAAVELEFPARGGHVGFTSYTRPWRPWYYGEWRAAEFLASRFDQRNGPVDPRAP, encoded by the coding sequence ATGGGCCCGTCGACCCGATCTCCCAACCATCCGCCAAAGTCGTATCGCCCGGCCTGGTGGCTTCCCGATCCGCACACCGCCACGCTCTGGGGCCGTCTGGGCCGCCGGGAGCCGCGTCTGGCGCTGCACACGGAGCGGTGGGACACCCCCGATGGCGACTTCGTGGAGCTGGTGCGTCAGGAGGGCGCGCACGGTGCCACCAGTCCGCGGCTGCTGCTGTTCCACGGCCTCGAGGGCGGGGCCCACTCGCATTACGCCCGGGCCATGTTCCGCGAGGCCCGCGCCCGTGGCTGGGCCGCCGACCTGCTGCTCTTTCGCACCTGTGGTTCTGAGCCGAACCGCCTGGCGCGCAGCTACCACTCGGGGGAGACCAGCGACCCTCGGTGGGTGGTCGAGCAGATCGTGCAGGCCTATCCGGAGGCGCCGCTCGGTCTCGTGGGCGTGAGCCTTGGCGGCAATGTGCTGTGCAAGCTGCTGGGCGAAAATGGCGATGATCTGCCGCCCGAGGTTCGGGGGGCCGTGGCCATGTCGGTGCCCTTCGACCTGGCGGCCGCGTCGCGGCACATCGGGCGCGGCTTCGGCGCGGTGTACGAGAAGTTCTTCCTCAAGTCGCTCATCCCCAAGGCGCTCGCCAAGATTGCCCGTCACCCCGAGTTGGCGTCGCTGCGCACCGTGGCCCGCGCACGCACCCTGTGGGAGTTCGACGATGCGTTCACGGCGCCGCTGCACGGGTTCGCCGACGCGGCCGACTACTATGCGCGCGCCAGCTCGCTGCCGTTCCTGCCAGGTATCCGGCGTCCCACGCTGCTGCTGAGCGCGGTGGACGACCCGTTCCTGCCCCCGGCGGTGCTCGACCGGGTGCGGGCGGCGGTACAGGGGGTGGCGGCCGTGGAGCTGGAGTTCCCCGCGCGCGGCGGACACGTGGGATTCACGTCGTACACCCGCCCGTGGCGGCCGTGGTACTACGGCGAGTGGCGGGCGGCGGAATTCCTCGCGTCCCGCTTCGATCAACGGAACGGACCCGTTGATCCACGGGCACCGTAG
- the mnmG gene encoding tRNA uridine-5-carboxymethylaminomethyl(34) synthesis enzyme MnmG → MSSDRIPSPTSASLEASFDVIVVGGGHAGTEAAVAAARCGAQVALITGALEQIGQLSCNPAIGGIAKGTVVREVDALGGIMARATDLASVQFRMLNRGKGPAVWAPRAQCDRGLYRRAVRTLLEAQPNLLTMQGMVARLLFDENARDGDRRVAGVETAEGRRFGARAVVLTTGTFGRGTMHIGTGTRISGGRAGEAPSVMLGEQLDAVGLDTARFKTGTPPRIDGRSVCYGTLEQQDSEIEAFDYSWSHFWTTPRVTGNEHGVRSRHPVQMPCWITWLEGHGTQLIADHIAESAMYGGAIASRGPRYCPSVEDKVVKFPDKHRHQLFLEPEGHDTTELYVNGLSTSLPAPVQLEVMRTVAGLENVRMTRAGYAIEYDYYPPTQLDASLASRAIRGLYFAGQVNGTTGYEEAAGQGVIAGINAARNTQAREPLVLGRETSYIAVLVNDLVTRGVDEPYRLFTSRSEFRLTVRQDNALARLGPIAEREGLLSDGERAVMATRLEAVREAIRLAERTSMPPEIADPVLEAVGSRPLLHAVRAAELAKRQDVSLQALLEAVGVGADLPGDAVVGAELEIKYAGYFEKERSRAARLEAQGMVRLPAHLEYESLLTLSTEARQKLARLRPGTLAQASAIPGISPADLQNLLMELRKARASI, encoded by the coding sequence ATGTCCTCCGACCGCATCCCCTCCCCCACCAGTGCCTCCCTCGAAGCGTCGTTCGATGTCATCGTCGTGGGGGGTGGACATGCGGGCACCGAAGCTGCCGTGGCCGCGGCGCGGTGCGGGGCGCAGGTCGCGCTCATTACCGGCGCACTCGAGCAGATCGGCCAGCTCTCCTGCAACCCGGCCATTGGCGGCATTGCCAAGGGCACCGTGGTCCGCGAGGTCGATGCCCTGGGGGGGATCATGGCGCGGGCCACCGACCTCGCGTCGGTGCAGTTTCGCATGCTCAACCGCGGCAAGGGCCCGGCTGTGTGGGCGCCGCGGGCACAGTGTGATCGTGGTCTGTACCGGCGCGCGGTGCGCACGCTCCTCGAAGCGCAGCCCAACCTGCTCACCATGCAGGGCATGGTCGCGCGCCTGCTCTTTGACGAGAACGCGCGCGACGGTGACCGTCGGGTCGCCGGCGTGGAGACCGCCGAAGGTCGGCGATTTGGCGCGCGCGCCGTGGTGCTCACCACCGGCACCTTCGGACGCGGCACCATGCACATCGGCACCGGGACGCGCATCAGCGGCGGCCGTGCCGGCGAAGCGCCCAGTGTGATGCTGGGCGAACAGCTCGACGCGGTCGGACTCGACACCGCACGCTTCAAGACGGGCACACCGCCACGCATCGATGGACGCAGCGTATGCTATGGCACGCTGGAACAGCAGGACAGCGAGATCGAGGCGTTCGACTATTCGTGGTCGCACTTCTGGACCACCCCGCGCGTCACAGGCAACGAACACGGCGTGCGCTCGCGGCATCCCGTGCAGATGCCCTGCTGGATCACGTGGCTCGAAGGGCACGGCACGCAGCTCATAGCCGACCACATTGCGGAGTCGGCGATGTACGGCGGTGCCATCGCCTCGCGCGGGCCCCGCTATTGCCCGAGTGTCGAAGACAAGGTGGTGAAGTTCCCGGACAAGCATCGGCATCAGCTCTTTCTCGAGCCGGAGGGACACGACACCACGGAGTTGTATGTGAACGGGCTCTCCACGAGCTTGCCCGCGCCGGTACAGCTGGAGGTGATGCGCACGGTGGCGGGACTCGAGAACGTGCGCATGACGCGTGCCGGCTACGCGATCGAATACGACTATTACCCGCCCACGCAGCTCGACGCCTCACTCGCCTCGCGCGCCATTCGCGGGCTGTACTTCGCCGGTCAGGTGAACGGCACGACCGGGTACGAAGAGGCGGCCGGCCAGGGGGTGATCGCGGGCATCAATGCCGCGCGCAACACACAGGCTCGCGAGCCGCTCGTGCTGGGACGTGAAACGAGTTACATCGCCGTGCTGGTGAACGATCTGGTCACGCGCGGCGTGGACGAGCCCTATCGGCTGTTCACGTCGCGCAGTGAGTTCCGCCTCACGGTGCGTCAGGACAACGCGCTGGCGCGGCTCGGGCCCATCGCCGAACGCGAAGGGCTGCTCAGCGATGGCGAACGCGCGGTGATGGCCACGCGGCTTGAGGCCGTACGCGAAGCCATCCGGCTCGCCGAACGAACCAGCATGCCCCCCGAGATCGCCGACCCGGTGCTGGAAGCGGTCGGGTCGCGGCCTCTGCTGCACGCCGTGCGCGCCGCCGAACTGGCCAAGCGCCAGGATGTCTCGCTGCAGGCGCTCCTCGAGGCCGTTGGGGTTGGAGCCGATCTGCCCGGCGATGCCGTGGTGGGCGCGGAGCTGGAGATCAAGTACGCCGGCTACTTCGAGAAGGAGCGCAGCCGCGCTGCTCGCCTGGAGGCACAGGGAATGGTTCGCCTCCCAGCTCATCTCGAATACGAGTCACTGCTGACGCTGTCCACGGAGGCCCGCCAGAAGCTGGCTCGGCTTCGCCCGGGCACCCTGGCACAGGCAAGCGCGATTCCTGGCATCAGTCCGGCGGATCTGCAAAACCTCCTGATGGAGCTGCGGAAGGCGCGCGCATCTATATAG
- a CDS encoding SIMPL domain-containing protein (The SIMPL domain is named for its presence in mouse protein SIMPL (signalling molecule that associates with mouse pelle-like kinase). Bacterial member BP26, from Brucella, was shown to assemble into a channel-like structure, while YggE from E. coli has been associated with resistance to oxidative stress.) translates to MMAMHVERTEQPIRSTLLAMAAGAVAMTLMSAGLAHGQQPSVPQPPTIFVSGRGEVQVAPDRARVQVGMETQARTSQLAAQENNRKQASILAAVRKLGIADANIQTLNYSVSPVQRYDEKLRRVVIDGYQVTNIVQVETERLELAGPIIDAGLSNGANRVAGLDFIVKDRAKAQDQALTDAVTSARRQADVAARAAGGMIVELIELTINEFERPEPRGMVAMAMKAEAADAPAPIASGTNTISVSVGTRWRFAKSP, encoded by the coding sequence ATGATGGCGATGCACGTGGAGCGAACGGAGCAGCCGATCCGGAGCACCCTGCTGGCGATGGCGGCGGGTGCGGTGGCCATGACGTTGATGAGCGCCGGCTTGGCGCATGGCCAGCAGCCGAGCGTCCCGCAGCCGCCCACGATTTTCGTGTCGGGGCGTGGTGAGGTACAGGTAGCCCCCGACCGGGCGCGGGTGCAGGTGGGCATGGAAACCCAGGCGCGCACGTCGCAGCTGGCCGCGCAGGAAAACAACCGGAAGCAGGCGTCCATTCTGGCGGCCGTTCGCAAGCTCGGCATCGCCGACGCAAACATCCAGACGCTCAACTACAGCGTGAGTCCGGTGCAACGCTACGACGAGAAGCTGCGCCGAGTCGTGATCGATGGCTACCAGGTCACGAACATCGTGCAGGTGGAGACGGAGCGGCTGGAGTTGGCGGGGCCGATCATCGACGCGGGGCTGTCGAACGGGGCGAACCGGGTGGCCGGGCTCGACTTCATCGTGAAGGACCGGGCGAAGGCACAGGATCAGGCGCTTACCGATGCCGTGACGTCTGCTCGCCGCCAGGCGGACGTAGCCGCCCGGGCCGCCGGCGGCATGATCGTCGAGCTCATCGAGCTCACGATCAACGAATTTGAGCGTCCGGAGCCGCGCGGCATGGTGGCCATGGCGATGAAAGCTGAAGCCGCCGACGCGCCCGCACCGATTGCCTCGGGCACCAATACCATCAGCGTGAGCGTGGGCACGCGCTGGCGCTTTGCCAAGAGCCCCTGA
- a CDS encoding AAA family ATPase: MGRILAIANQKGGVGKTTTAVNLAASLAVAEQRTLLIDADPQGNATSGCGISRDDFTANTYDVLLGEATVDEALVRGVQFRHLDVLPTTPDLAAVEVELVDADDRVSRMRQALAGVRDRYDFILIDCPPSLGLITLNMLVAADALLIPLQCEYYALEGLSQLMETVQRVQESLNPALALDAVLLTMFDPRLNLSKQVAADARTHFGDLVLQTVVPRNIRLAEAPSFGKPIVVYDVASVGAQAYMAVARELIERAAHSAPAAAPAENTGPADVPVEGAP; the protein is encoded by the coding sequence GTGGGACGCATCCTCGCCATCGCCAACCAGAAGGGCGGAGTCGGCAAAACGACCACCGCCGTAAACCTCGCCGCCTCCCTCGCGGTCGCGGAGCAGCGCACGCTGCTCATCGACGCCGATCCGCAGGGGAACGCCACCTCCGGCTGTGGCATCAGCCGAGACGACTTCACCGCCAACACGTACGACGTGCTGCTGGGTGAAGCGACCGTCGATGAGGCGCTCGTGCGCGGGGTGCAGTTTCGTCATCTCGACGTGCTGCCCACGACTCCGGACCTCGCCGCGGTGGAGGTGGAGCTCGTCGATGCCGACGATCGCGTCTCGCGCATGCGGCAGGCGTTGGCTGGGGTGCGTGACCGCTATGACTTCATCCTCATCGACTGCCCACCCAGCCTGGGGCTCATTACCCTCAACATGCTGGTGGCGGCTGACGCCCTGCTGATCCCCCTGCAGTGCGAATACTACGCGCTCGAGGGGTTGTCGCAGCTCATGGAGACGGTGCAGCGCGTGCAGGAGTCGCTCAATCCGGCGCTCGCGCTCGACGCGGTGCTGCTGACCATGTTCGACCCGCGCCTCAACCTGTCGAAGCAGGTGGCCGCCGACGCGCGCACGCACTTCGGCGACCTGGTGCTCCAGACGGTCGTGCCACGCAACATTCGGCTGGCCGAAGCACCCAGCTTTGGCAAACCGATCGTGGTGTACGACGTGGCCTCGGTGGGCGCCCAGGCGTATATGGCCGTGGCGCGCGAGCTGATCGAGCGCGCCGCGCATTCGGCGCCCGCCGCGGCGCCCGCTGAGAACACCGGGCCCGCCGATGTCCCCGTGGAGGGCGCCCCGTGA
- a CDS encoding ParB/RepB/Spo0J family partition protein, translated as MSPSVSPPVATAPADDANAAGTLRTLKLSEIRPNPFQPRKEFRPDELADLENSLRTNGLLQPITVRPTPGGSGYELIAGERRYRAASRLGWTEIPALVKPVDDRMLATLAMIENLQRADLDPIEEADGYQRLIDDFALTNQEVADVVGKDRSTVANALRLRQLPASVRRLLQDKQLTAGHARALLPLATERAIVDMARDVVANGWSVREVERRVHAGRPKPPAAGKKADASAAPTGGASGAVVRQIEEKLRRKLQTGVSIQLTAKDKGEVRIAFFSNDDLERLLEVLGIALD; from the coding sequence ATGTCGCCGTCCGTGTCGCCCCCCGTGGCGACCGCGCCGGCGGACGACGCCAATGCGGCCGGCACCCTGCGCACGCTCAAGCTGTCGGAGATTCGCCCCAATCCCTTCCAGCCGCGAAAGGAATTCCGACCGGATGAATTGGCCGACCTTGAGAACAGCCTGCGCACCAATGGGCTGCTCCAGCCCATCACCGTGCGTCCAACTCCTGGCGGCAGCGGGTACGAGCTGATCGCCGGCGAGCGGCGCTACCGCGCGGCCAGCCGGCTGGGGTGGACGGAGATCCCGGCGTTGGTGAAGCCCGTCGACGACCGCATGCTGGCGACGCTGGCGATGATCGAGAATCTGCAGCGGGCCGACCTCGATCCGATCGAAGAAGCCGACGGATACCAGCGCCTCATCGACGACTTCGCGCTGACCAACCAGGAAGTGGCCGACGTGGTGGGCAAGGACCGCTCGACGGTGGCCAACGCCCTCCGCCTGCGGCAGCTCCCCGCCAGCGTGCGCCGCCTGCTGCAGGACAAGCAGCTGACGGCCGGTCATGCGCGAGCGCTGCTTCCCCTCGCCACAGAGCGGGCCATCGTGGACATGGCGCGCGACGTGGTGGCGAACGGCTGGTCGGTGCGCGAAGTCGAGCGTCGGGTGCACGCTGGGCGCCCCAAGCCGCCTGCTGCCGGAAAGAAAGCGGACGCCTCGGCCGCTCCCACCGGGGGGGCGTCAGGCGCCGTGGTGCGGCAGATCGAGGAAAAGCTGCGCCGGAAACTGCAGACGGGCGTGTCCATTCAGTTGACAGCGAAGGACAAAGGCGAAGTACGCATCGCCTTTTTTTCCAACGACGACCTCGAGCGCCTGCTCGAGGTACTTGGAATCGCCCTGGATTGA
- a CDS encoding BMP family protein, translating to MIETLSRSFGRRAALLALAAAAVGCGGGERSGSADSTAGGVPFKVALLTPGPISDKSWNGGAYAGLTMLRDSLGAQISHIQTKTPAEFEENFRQYGAQGYAMVVGHGFEFQDAASRVAPAYPQTRYIVTSGRVVGPNLAGIAFLFEEASYQAGMIAGAMTTSNKLGLIAGTELPPVKASFEAFARGAKAINPKVEIITSYIGNWDDVSAGKEQALAQIARGVDVIFQNADAAGLGIFQAAKEKRVYAFGTNANQNDVAPDVIIGSVVIDLPRAFMRIGREVQGGTFRGRVISLGVKDDVVRLVLNPALASRVPSAAKAAADSVGVLLRDGRFDAVKDLTMGADSARPIASPAPKN from the coding sequence ATGATCGAGACGCTTTCGCGTTCGTTCGGTCGCCGAGCGGCCCTGTTGGCCCTCGCGGCAGCGGCCGTGGGCTGCGGTGGTGGTGAGCGGTCCGGCAGCGCTGACAGCACTGCCGGCGGTGTCCCATTCAAGGTGGCGCTGCTGACGCCTGGACCGATTTCCGACAAGTCGTGGAACGGCGGGGCCTACGCGGGGCTGACCATGCTGCGCGACTCGCTGGGCGCGCAGATCTCGCATATCCAGACCAAGACCCCTGCCGAGTTCGAGGAGAACTTCCGGCAGTACGGGGCGCAGGGGTATGCCATGGTGGTGGGCCATGGCTTCGAGTTCCAGGACGCCGCCTCGCGGGTGGCCCCCGCCTATCCGCAGACCCGCTACATCGTGACGTCTGGGCGGGTGGTGGGGCCCAACCTGGCGGGCATTGCCTTTCTCTTCGAGGAGGCCTCGTACCAGGCGGGCATGATTGCCGGCGCGATGACCACCAGCAACAAGCTGGGGCTCATTGCCGGCACCGAGCTCCCACCGGTAAAGGCCAGCTTCGAAGCCTTCGCCCGTGGTGCCAAGGCGATCAATCCCAAGGTCGAGATCATCACCTCGTACATCGGCAACTGGGACGATGTGAGTGCCGGCAAGGAGCAGGCGCTGGCGCAGATCGCGCGGGGCGTGGACGTCATCTTCCAGAATGCCGACGCCGCTGGGCTGGGCATCTTTCAGGCAGCGAAGGAGAAGCGCGTGTATGCCTTCGGCACCAACGCCAACCAGAATGACGTGGCGCCAGACGTGATCATCGGCAGTGTGGTGATCGACCTGCCGCGGGCCTTCATGCGTATCGGGCGGGAGGTGCAGGGCGGAACCTTCCGGGGGCGCGTGATCAGCCTTGGCGTGAAGGATGACGTGGTGCGACTGGTGCTCAATCCGGCGCTCGCCTCCCGCGTCCCGTCCGCCGCCAAGGCCGCTGCGGACAGCGTGGGAGTCTTGCTGCGTGACGGGCGCTTCGACGCGGTGAAGGACCTCACGATGGGCGCCGACAGCGCCAGGCCCATCGCCTCGCCCGCCCCGAAGAACTGA